In a genomic window of Chryseobacterium sp. G0162:
- a CDS encoding sensor histidine kinase, producing MRVWALFFTCLYFNIYGQRYTSTWYNIDNGLPQSSAKAIVKDKYGFIWISTENGLVRYDGSSFITFNNFKINNLHFGEFIGDPSQDSITVLNDFQENKVIIKNRFPKLTKLHRSDKITYTTGNEFVHRVANNILACNFYSDIQYFVKLKNSTYSFTENNLITYKDDKGNETKISIPFSNKDLNNMFVFNEVLFINDVRHRKTYSIENGNISIHDEPNLLNDPNTRIYWQQITNQTFVINDNDIYIVVGNQKKPSLKFLVKYNEIGSHSYCSMFYGWKFNKLYLGTLNNGLNVLKLSDFYVAKKKEDFANNVYYASLPFSKNTIIAEDGTEFGRDGIVKKYPFGNNDNYLMMYDKAGNILIRKRSSVIKFYKNSGYKKKDSAFIKQGFQAFLQSGNLYGASFSDSSKSQLQIFKEDTFSKPDYTYEFDSFVNTFFQYSQNEILIGNSDGLYSVVLGSKTITPIHKNIHIKSIIKTKDNLIWVMTNKNGFYLFRDRKLIKMPTDRNNYLMSAHYILEDKKGFYWISSNNGLFKVPKKQLLQHAQDGKSPVYYYRFTKRDGFLTNEFNGSSQPNAYALENGDFVFPSMDGFVFFNPDHVRTFYPDKNKIYIERVRIGNAEPQYFHHILDLQSHYKTAEVFIDIPYYSNLENLYLEAKISGKENSEWEPVITGKELKYTISNLAPGDYTLSVRMLVSPDGQFEQKSIKFKIQPFFYQTLLFRVSASIIILVIIIVIVQLMTNFLRIKNRVLKQIVHNKNSELKETSLTLEGVKSDLRKETEYQKKLVETISHDITTPIRFIAMLSQKLHESDDLELQKKYFDSIYKSSEQLYQFTLNLKEYTELYKAENIFEEEEYPINRILEIKKKLFCEIAKERGTQIISTAENNVYSNVNESILTAIIHNILDNAVKNTFDGKIYLNAIEINQKITITISDTGTGMPDEQINMYMNLFKNPKLETPSFKGKGLGLHMVIHLVKKIDAEICFRHNQPQGTIVELMLNKTNLP from the coding sequence ATGAGAGTTTGGGCATTGTTTTTTACTTGCTTATATTTCAACATATACGGACAACGCTATACATCTACGTGGTATAATATTGACAATGGACTTCCACAAAGCAGTGCAAAGGCTATTGTTAAGGATAAATATGGCTTTATCTGGATCTCTACAGAAAACGGTCTTGTACGGTATGATGGGAGTTCTTTTATTACTTTCAATAATTTTAAAATAAACAATCTTCACTTTGGTGAATTCATTGGTGATCCTTCGCAGGACAGCATTACAGTCCTTAATGATTTTCAGGAGAACAAAGTCATTATTAAAAATAGATTCCCTAAGCTGACAAAACTTCATCGCAGTGACAAGATAACCTACACAACAGGAAATGAATTCGTGCACCGGGTTGCCAATAACATCCTGGCCTGTAATTTTTACAGCGATATTCAATATTTTGTAAAGCTTAAAAATTCGACTTACAGTTTTACTGAAAATAACCTCATCACTTACAAGGATGATAAAGGGAATGAAACAAAAATATCTATTCCTTTTTCCAATAAGGATCTGAATAATATGTTTGTATTCAATGAAGTTCTTTTCATTAATGACGTAAGGCACCGAAAAACCTATTCTATAGAGAATGGGAACATTTCCATCCATGATGAACCCAACCTTCTTAATGATCCGAATACAAGAATTTATTGGCAACAGATTACCAATCAAACCTTTGTCATCAATGATAATGATATTTACATTGTAGTAGGTAATCAAAAGAAGCCTTCACTTAAGTTCCTGGTAAAATATAATGAAATAGGTAGTCATTCCTATTGTTCTATGTTTTATGGATGGAAGTTCAACAAACTTTACCTCGGAACTCTAAACAATGGTTTGAATGTCCTGAAGCTCTCTGACTTTTATGTGGCAAAGAAAAAAGAGGACTTCGCCAACAACGTTTATTATGCTTCCCTACCCTTTAGCAAGAATACAATTATTGCAGAAGACGGAACGGAGTTCGGGAGAGACGGAATTGTGAAAAAATATCCTTTTGGGAATAATGACAATTATCTTATGATGTATGACAAAGCCGGAAATATATTGATCCGGAAAAGAAGCAGCGTCATTAAGTTCTACAAAAATTCTGGTTATAAAAAGAAAGATTCTGCTTTTATTAAGCAGGGATTTCAGGCTTTCTTACAGAGTGGAAACCTTTATGGAGCTTCATTTTCAGATTCTTCAAAAAGCCAGCTTCAAATCTTTAAAGAAGATACATTCTCAAAACCGGACTATACTTATGAATTTGATAGCTTTGTCAATACTTTCTTCCAATATAGCCAAAATGAAATCTTAATCGGTAACAGTGATGGTTTATATTCTGTAGTATTGGGAAGCAAAACCATTACTCCTATTCACAAAAACATCCATATTAAAAGCATTATCAAAACAAAGGATAATCTGATTTGGGTGATGACCAATAAAAATGGGTTTTATCTTTTCAGAGACCGAAAGCTTATTAAAATGCCGACTGATAGAAATAATTATCTGATGTCTGCCCATTATATTTTGGAGGATAAAAAAGGGTTCTATTGGATCTCTTCCAATAACGGGCTTTTCAAGGTTCCCAAAAAACAACTGCTGCAACATGCACAGGATGGGAAAAGTCCTGTCTATTATTATCGCTTTACCAAAAGAGATGGTTTCCTGACTAATGAGTTCAATGGAAGTTCGCAACCTAATGCTTACGCGCTTGAAAATGGAGATTTTGTATTTCCTTCGATGGACGGATTTGTATTTTTCAATCCGGACCATGTCAGAACCTTCTATCCTGACAAAAATAAAATTTATATTGAAAGGGTAAGGATCGGAAATGCTGAACCTCAATACTTTCATCATATTCTTGATCTTCAAAGCCATTACAAAACAGCAGAAGTCTTTATTGATATTCCTTATTATTCTAATCTGGAAAACCTTTATTTAGAGGCAAAAATCTCAGGAAAGGAAAATTCTGAATGGGAACCTGTCATTACTGGAAAGGAGCTAAAATATACCATCAGCAATCTTGCTCCAGGAGATTATACATTGAGTGTAAGAATGTTGGTTTCTCCAGATGGGCAATTTGAACAGAAGTCTATCAAGTTCAAAATTCAACCATTTTTTTATCAGACTTTGCTGTTCCGTGTTTCTGCATCTATCATTATTCTGGTTATCATCATTGTGATTGTTCAACTGATGACTAACTTTTTAAGAATAAAAAATAGAGTATTGAAGCAGATTGTACACAATAAGAATTCAGAATTAAAAGAGACTTCACTTACTCTTGAAGGAGTAAAAAGTGATTTAAGAAAGGAAACCGAATATCAGAAGAAGCTGGTGGAAACTATCAGCCATGATATTACCACTCCTATCAGATTTATAGCGATGCTTTCTCAGAAACTTCATGAATCTGATGATCTGGAACTTCAGAAAAAGTATTTTGACAGTATTTATAAGTCTTCTGAACAGCTTTACCAATTCACCCTGAATTTAAAGGAATATACTGAACTTTACAAGGCTGAGAATATTTTTGAAGAAGAAGAATACCCCATCAACAGGATTTTGGAGATCAAGAAGAAACTCTTCTGTGAAATAGCAAAAGAGAGAGGAACCCAAATCATTAGTACAGCTGAAAACAATGTATATTCCAATGTTAATGAAAGTATTTTAACTGCGATTATCCATAATATTCTTGATAACGCAGTAAAAAACACTTTTGATGGCAAAATATACCTTAATGCAATAGAAATTAATCAAAAAATCACCATAACGATCTCTGACACTGGAACAGGAATGCCGGATGAACAGATTAACATGTACATGAATTTATTTAAAAACCCTAAATTAGAGACTCCAAGTTTTAAAGGAAAAGGTCTTGGGCTGCACATGGTTATTCATTTGGTAAAAAAAATAGATGCTGAAATCTGTTTCAGACATAACCAGCCCCAGGGAACCATTGTGGAATTAATGCTCAATAAAACTAATTTACCATGA
- a CDS encoding DoxX family protein: MIFKIIISILMLTAVFMGFKQGIAMFSGKPEMTAMFGKWGFDKTGLIINGAITILASLLILFPKTFIWGNFLMAAGILLIICFHLMDKDFKGVLIELPFLFLNLVIIYLQHPLKN, translated from the coding sequence ATGATTTTTAAAATTATAATTTCTATCCTTATGCTTACCGCTGTTTTTATGGGGTTTAAACAGGGAATTGCTATGTTTTCCGGTAAACCTGAAATGACGGCCATGTTCGGAAAATGGGGGTTTGATAAAACCGGACTGATAATTAATGGTGCCATTACTATCCTTGCCTCCTTGCTGATTCTATTTCCTAAAACCTTTATCTGGGGAAACTTTTTAATGGCTGCAGGCATTTTGTTAATTATCTGTTTTCATCTTATGGATAAGGATTTTAAAGGAGTCTTGATAGAACTCCCCTTTCTTTTCCTCAATCTGGTGATTATTTATCTTCAACATCCTCTTAAAAATTAA
- a CDS encoding response regulator transcription factor — MNERILIADDHYVVRAGTALVLETGFPELKIDFAENYAQVKKMLESYDYGLIILDIDMPGTQYKKMISELKAIQNTIKILVFSGYDQDVAIQYIREGAEGYLNKQSSEEEIKNAVRTVIEKGYFYPTELIGLIIQNKKSNPAEKLSSREYEIFKLLADGNGNLEIANRLNIQMSTVSTYKKRIFQKLDVANIAELIKVYEMMH, encoded by the coding sequence ATGAACGAAAGAATCTTAATTGCTGATGATCACTATGTAGTCAGGGCAGGTACCGCATTGGTCCTTGAAACCGGATTTCCGGAACTGAAGATAGATTTTGCAGAGAACTATGCACAAGTAAAGAAAATGCTGGAATCCTATGATTACGGTCTTATTATTTTAGATATTGACATGCCCGGAACTCAATATAAAAAGATGATTTCTGAACTTAAAGCCATACAGAATACAATAAAAATTCTCGTTTTTTCAGGATATGACCAAGATGTAGCCATACAATACATCCGGGAAGGTGCTGAGGGTTACCTGAACAAGCAAAGCAGTGAGGAAGAAATTAAAAATGCAGTACGCACCGTTATTGAAAAAGGGTATTTTTATCCTACAGAGCTGATTGGACTTATCATTCAGAATAAAAAAAGCAACCCTGCTGAAAAACTGTCATCCAGAGAATATGAAATTTTTAAGCTTTTAGCTGACGGAAACGGAAACCTTGAAATTGCTAACAGGCTCAATATTCAGATGTCAACAGTAAGTACTTACAAAAAAAGGATCTTCCAGAAGCTTGATGTAGCCAATATTGCAGAGCTCATTAAAGTGTATGAAATGATGCATTAA
- a CDS encoding MFS transporter has translation MKKIINPLEKADQGSRRFRYIKLCIFFSGLSVFAQLYLFQPMLPMAAEHFNVSVGDTSLLVSSSTIGMALGLLFFAFKADSYSRKGLMTFSLISSALLTIISTWIPSLSLLIAIGICKGFVVSGVSAVALAYLTEEVSVAVIGAAISMYLSGNTIGGMSGRILATILAGEFGWRNAVLVIGIESFILGAIFWKLFPESNFFNPQKTDYHLKVKQMKFFLTNPYMLRLYLIAALLMGVFVSVYNYLTFRLEAQPFSLSHFIIAFIFLMYIFGVFGTMAVGRLSKRFPANTILKCAILCMVAGALLLLSKNLYLLIFGLGLFTFSFFAAHTMASQMAALYAKRGKSSATSIYWLFYYFGSSILGSGTGYLLHSYSWNTFIAFLVVAVLIALLLATANTSPKAKKI, from the coding sequence TTGAAAAAAATCATAAATCCATTGGAAAAAGCAGATCAGGGAAGCCGACGTTTCCGATATATAAAACTTTGTATTTTTTTTTCCGGCCTTTCGGTATTTGCGCAGCTTTACCTCTTTCAGCCGATGCTGCCTATGGCTGCGGAACATTTCAATGTATCTGTTGGAGATACCTCTCTACTGGTTTCATCATCTACTATTGGAATGGCACTCGGATTATTGTTTTTTGCTTTTAAAGCAGACAGCTATTCCAGGAAGGGTCTCATGACCTTTTCATTGATTTCATCTGCTTTACTCACCATTATTTCAACATGGATCCCTAGTCTCAGTCTTCTGATTGCTATCGGGATTTGTAAAGGATTTGTAGTTTCGGGAGTTTCAGCAGTTGCTTTGGCTTATCTCACAGAAGAAGTAAGTGTTGCTGTTATAGGTGCTGCTATTAGCATGTATCTTAGCGGAAATACTATTGGAGGAATGAGTGGAAGAATACTGGCTACCATTTTAGCCGGAGAGTTTGGTTGGCGCAATGCCGTTTTAGTGATTGGAATAGAAAGCTTTATCCTGGGAGCAATATTCTGGAAGCTTTTTCCTGAGTCCAATTTTTTTAACCCTCAGAAAACAGATTACCATCTTAAGGTAAAACAAATGAAGTTTTTCCTTACCAATCCTTATATGCTCAGGTTATACCTTATAGCGGCTCTTCTCATGGGAGTTTTTGTGAGCGTCTACAATTATCTGACCTTCCGGCTAGAGGCTCAACCGTTTTCGTTAAGCCATTTTATCATTGCTTTCATATTCCTGATGTATATTTTCGGAGTTTTTGGGACAATGGCTGTGGGCCGGCTTTCTAAAAGATTTCCTGCAAACACGATTCTGAAATGTGCCATCCTTTGTATGGTAGCCGGTGCTTTATTATTACTGTCAAAGAATCTTTATCTCCTCATTTTTGGTCTTGGATTATTTACTTTTTCATTTTTTGCCGCACACACTATGGCAAGCCAGATGGCCGCACTTTATGCCAAACGGGGGAAATCTTCTGCAACGTCCATTTATTGGCTGTTCTATTATTTTGGTTCAAGTATTTTGGGAAGCGGTACCGGATATCTTCTTCATTCTTATTCCTGGAACACTTTTATTGCTTTTCTTGTTGTGGCTGTACTCATTGCACTTCTGCTGGCAACCGCCAATACTTCTCCAAAAGCAAAAAAAATTTAA